A region of Granulibacter bethesdensis DNA encodes the following proteins:
- the polA gene encoding DNA polymerase I, with protein sequence MSTSPTPDAALPASTHLILIDGSGFIFRAFHALPPMTRPDGTPVNAVFGFTNMLARFLKDHVGTHLAVIFDAGRTTFRNRLYPAYKAHRPEPPPELIPQFALIREATAAFGVPAIELPDWEADDLIASYARATVAQGGRVTIVSSDKDLMQLIQPGVEMQDPIKQKTIGPAEVMEKFGVAPEKMIDVQALMGDSVDNVPGVPGIGPKTAAQLINEYGDLDGVLASLETMKPSKRRDNLAAHAEDARISRQLVALSQDAPLPVPITDLSVRQPDAAVLQAWLNAQGFRSTAARLGLETGGSPSPSAPAASTASTASTASTAAAAIHSTLPASSAPFGPYETVTTVEALEPWLAEARKTGLFAMDTETDGLDAQQCRLVGISLAIAPGKACYIPLDHQTTLDQPVRQPAIAEIAAALNPLLADPAVLKIFQNGKFDLAVLRRHQMPVISPIDDTMLISYAQEAGAHGHGMDELSVLHLGHSPITYDQVTGTGRNRLPFPQVPIDKATAYAAEDADVTLRLWHALRPRLRETKSLTVYEQMERPLVPVLCAMEAAGIRVDEAELRRMSADFALRMADMETEIHQLAGRPFNLASPKQLGEVLFDEIGLTGSKRSKTGAWGTDAATLQAIADESGHALPARILDWRQLAKLKSTYADALVEDVNPRTGRVHTSFQMAITTTGRLSSNEPNLQNIPIRTKEGSRIRRAFIADPGHVLISADYSQIELRLLAHVADIPQLKDSFANGEDIHARTASEVFGVPMQGMDSLTRRRAKAINFGIIYGISAFGLARSLGISPGEARQYIDAYFARYPGIRDYMERTKEEARINGFVVTPFGRRCWVPGIADRNPARRGYAERQAINAPLQGGAADIIKRAMVRLPAVLADSGFQTRMLLQVHDELLFEAPEAEAEAVARLVTTTMQDAARISVPLVVETGIGTNWGEAH encoded by the coding sequence GTGAGCACCTCCCCGACGCCGGACGCAGCGCTTCCGGCCAGCACCCATCTGATCCTGATCGACGGATCGGGATTCATTTTCCGCGCCTTCCACGCCTTGCCGCCGATGACAAGACCGGATGGAACACCGGTCAATGCCGTCTTCGGCTTTACCAACATGCTGGCGCGGTTTCTGAAAGATCACGTCGGCACGCATCTTGCCGTGATTTTCGATGCAGGGCGGACCACTTTCCGCAATCGGCTCTATCCGGCCTACAAGGCGCATCGTCCGGAGCCGCCGCCGGAACTGATCCCTCAATTTGCGCTGATCCGGGAGGCCACGGCCGCCTTCGGCGTCCCCGCAATCGAACTGCCCGACTGGGAAGCGGATGACCTGATCGCCTCCTATGCCCGTGCTACGGTGGCACAGGGCGGGCGCGTCACCATCGTCTCCTCCGACAAGGATCTGATGCAATTGATCCAGCCCGGTGTGGAGATGCAGGATCCGATCAAACAAAAAACCATTGGCCCGGCCGAGGTGATGGAAAAATTCGGCGTTGCGCCGGAGAAAATGATCGACGTGCAGGCATTGATGGGGGACAGCGTCGATAACGTTCCGGGTGTTCCCGGGATTGGTCCCAAAACCGCTGCCCAGCTGATCAACGAGTATGGCGATCTCGACGGTGTTCTCGCGTCACTGGAAACGATGAAGCCCAGCAAGCGCCGGGACAATCTCGCGGCCCATGCCGAAGATGCGCGGATTTCCCGTCAACTGGTGGCATTGAGTCAGGATGCCCCGCTGCCAGTGCCGATCACTGATCTGAGCGTTCGTCAGCCGGATGCTGCCGTTCTTCAGGCCTGGCTGAATGCGCAGGGATTCCGCAGCACCGCGGCAAGGCTCGGGCTTGAGACAGGTGGCAGCCCTTCCCCCTCTGCTCCCGCTGCCAGCACAGCCTCAACAGCCTCAACAGCCTCAACAGCCGCCGCTGCCATACATTCTACCCTTCCTGCCTCCTCCGCGCCGTTCGGCCCTTATGAAACCGTCACCACCGTCGAAGCTCTGGAGCCATGGCTGGCGGAAGCACGGAAAACCGGGCTGTTCGCCATGGATACCGAAACCGACGGGCTGGATGCACAACAATGCAGGCTCGTTGGTATTTCGCTCGCAATTGCACCGGGGAAGGCCTGCTATATCCCGCTTGATCACCAGACCACGCTGGATCAGCCGGTACGCCAGCCTGCCATTGCGGAGATTGCCGCCGCGCTCAACCCGCTTCTGGCCGATCCGGCGGTTCTGAAAATCTTCCAGAACGGCAAGTTCGATCTGGCCGTGCTGCGCCGTCATCAGATGCCGGTGATCTCACCGATCGACGACACCATGCTGATTTCCTACGCTCAGGAAGCCGGTGCGCACGGGCATGGCATGGACGAACTTTCCGTCCTGCATCTGGGACACAGCCCGATTACCTATGATCAGGTGACCGGCACCGGACGCAACCGCCTGCCCTTCCCGCAGGTTCCCATCGACAAGGCCACCGCCTATGCCGCCGAGGATGCCGATGTCACGCTGCGTTTGTGGCATGCGCTGCGTCCCCGCCTGCGCGAGACCAAATCCCTGACCGTCTATGAGCAGATGGAGCGGCCGCTAGTCCCGGTGCTCTGCGCGATGGAAGCAGCCGGCATTCGCGTCGATGAAGCCGAATTACGGCGCATGTCAGCGGATTTCGCCCTGCGCATGGCAGACATGGAGACGGAAATTCATCAGTTGGCCGGCCGTCCCTTCAACCTCGCAAGCCCGAAACAGCTGGGGGAGGTGCTGTTCGACGAGATCGGCCTGACCGGCAGCAAACGATCCAAAACCGGCGCATGGGGCACGGATGCGGCCACGTTGCAGGCGATCGCGGATGAAAGCGGCCATGCCCTGCCGGCCCGCATTCTGGACTGGCGGCAACTGGCCAAGCTGAAATCCACCTATGCCGATGCGCTGGTGGAGGATGTCAATCCGCGGACCGGGCGGGTTCATACCTCATTCCAGATGGCGATCACCACCACAGGGCGTCTGTCCTCCAACGAACCGAATCTGCAAAATATCCCGATCCGCACGAAGGAAGGCAGCCGCATCCGACGGGCTTTCATCGCCGATCCCGGCCATGTGCTGATCAGCGCCGATTACAGCCAGATCGAGTTGCGTCTGCTGGCGCATGTCGCCGATATTCCGCAGCTGAAGGACAGCTTCGCCAACGGCGAGGATATTCATGCCCGCACCGCCAGCGAAGTGTTCGGCGTGCCGATGCAAGGCATGGATTCCCTGACCCGCAGACGGGCAAAGGCGATCAATTTCGGCATTATTTACGGCATCAGCGCCTTTGGTCTGGCCCGGTCGCTGGGCATTTCTCCGGGCGAGGCGCGTCAGTATATCGATGCCTATTTCGCCCGCTATCCCGGCATCCGGGACTACATGGAACGGACCAAGGAAGAAGCGCGAATCAACGGTTTCGTGGTCACGCCCTTCGGGCGCCGCTGCTGGGTACCGGGCATCGCCGACCGCAACCCGGCCCGGCGCGGATATGCGGAACGGCAGGCGATCAATGCTCCGCTTCAGGGCGGAGCCGCAGATATCATCAAACGCGCCATGGTCAGGTTGCCTGCCGTGCTGGCTGATAGCGGTTTTCAGACCCGCATGCTGCTTCAGGTGCATGACGAATTGCTGTTCGAGGCCCCGGAGGCCG